A stretch of Spirosoma oryzicola DNA encodes these proteins:
- a CDS encoding replication initiation protein yields the protein MDLDNKLIVQDNAITSARYEMNALEKNIIYMMMSQLRKDDTADTIYYVSVRELMEKTATRNSYEDFKRATEQLIGRVLQIHRPNGNLLQVSMISSAEYIAGQGVIEIGLDPKIRPFFFDLKQNFTAFQLHMALSLDSKYAKRVYEMLAQYKNLGQLTIEVVELKRRLYLYDEKTGVEQYRNWADFERRILSVAQKEINEKTDLRVTYTTVKQGRRVSELHFAIQAGPQQIIIDYKDEDTTLFGRLVNEFRLRKEQAQAILDKMSSAEITKRLYEIQLMRSDNKIQNIGGYTAKAFGV from the coding sequence ATGGATCTGGATAACAAACTGATCGTACAGGATAATGCCATTACTAGCGCCCGCTATGAGATGAATGCGCTGGAAAAAAACATTATCTATATGATGATGTCACAGCTCCGCAAGGATGATACGGCTGATACTATCTATTATGTTTCTGTACGGGAGCTTATGGAAAAAACGGCTACTCGAAACTCCTATGAGGATTTTAAACGAGCTACTGAGCAGTTGATCGGTCGAGTCTTACAGATTCACCGGCCTAATGGGAATTTGTTGCAGGTATCGATGATTTCGTCAGCCGAATACATTGCTGGGCAGGGTGTAATTGAAATTGGCCTTGATCCCAAGATTCGCCCTTTCTTCTTCGATCTTAAACAAAACTTTACGGCGTTTCAGCTTCACATGGCTCTTAGCTTGGACAGTAAGTATGCCAAGCGGGTGTATGAGATGTTAGCCCAGTACAAAAATCTGGGCCAGCTAACCATCGAGGTAGTCGAATTGAAACGTCGCCTGTACCTCTACGATGAAAAGACCGGGGTCGAGCAGTACAGGAACTGGGCCGACTTCGAGCGACGTATACTGAGCGTCGCTCAAAAAGAGATCAACGAAAAAACGGACCTGAGAGTAACCTACACCACAGTTAAGCAGGGACGTCGGGTATCAGAGCTTCATTTCGCCATTCAGGCTGGCCCCCAGCAGATCATAATCGATTACAAAGACGAAGATACAACGCTGTTTGGTAGACTGGTCAATGAGTTTCGCTTGCGTAAGGAGCAGGCCCAGGCAATACTGGACAAAATGAGTTCCGCCGAGATCACCAAACGATTGTACGAAATTCAGCTAATG